The sequence tccagggcacatgggctctgtagttgtggtgtgcaggttccaGAATGCGTGGGCTCTCCATATTGCCTCAGGAGTCCTGAACCATCCCAGTTTCCCAGGTCCTAAATTGAGACCTGAACTAAGGGGGATCTGAGACTGGCTGAAGGGGAGGCACTTCAACTTCTGCGTGGGCTCCTTACCAGAAGGCCCAAAGATGTTTAAAGGGCCTGTGGTAGGCAGGAGGGTGGAGGAGATGGGCAGGTGAGGCTCCAGCCAGTTCAAGGTCTGGACTGTGGAGAGAGCCCAGAAGCTGTAAGGGAAAGACACTGACACAAGATTAAggccttcctccccagccccatgTGTCACACTCCCTTTAGGCCTGGACTTGGGAGACCCAAGGCTTTGAGCATGGTAGAGGTGAGGCTGTCAGATTATCACACCCAATCGGCCTTGACCAGGTGTGTTTGGGGGGTGGCTTAGGGGACATGGGGCAGGAGCAGTACAGAGAGGCTTCTGGTGTCTTGGTCATCTTTTCTAAGCTCTTAACCTCTACTGCCTCCCCTTCCCATGCTCAGGGCCAGGAAAGGGAAACCACCCCTGACTCACCGTTCCTCTTCCAGGTAGCAAAGCTTCAGGGCAGAGGGAGCTGGGGCCAGTGCACCTCACCCACCCCTTTCAAGAAGGTAAGAGTTTGGGGGAGTGGCATGGGATTGGGGTTCCAGGAGGAAATGTAGGCTCTGACCATCTCCCTTCTTGCCGGTAGTTGGCTATGCtgcacccccttccccacctctgaccagaGCTCTCCCCATGGATCACCCCGACACCTCTCAGCATAGCCCTCACTTTGAAGGACAGAGTGAAGGTAAGTCTCAGTTGCACCTCTAGGTTTCTAGTCTGACTTACTTCCTGATCTTCAGaatgggaggggaagaaggagtgGGCTACATACATACTCCGCTTTCTGTAGTACAGCCATCTCCATCTCAGAAAGCCAACCCTGTCCAAGAggagctgccccctccccaactCCCTGTGGAAAAGAAAGGTGAGTGCTTGCcctttccctcacccccacccactaCATCTTGCTGACATCAGCCTGAGCCTTGCTCTTTTGTGTCCTCGCCCCTATCTTGCAGGGGATCCGCCTCTCCCTCAAGAGGCCGTCCCCCTACAAGAAGAGCTGTCCCCTCCCCAGGTCCCTATTGAACAGAAGGAAGGTAAGTGACTCCTTCCCCTCTTTACCCTCCTGCCTACCCGTGGCTGACAGCATGGGCTTTGGggcttctgccacttactagctgtgtaataaccttgggtaagttacctctctaagccttagtttctttatttgtaaaattggggaaataatacctattttataaaattataagattACATGACACAAAAGTAGcatttattttcacttctctattgagttccttttttttttaaagcatatatgctatttcttttttttttaattttatttattgattgatttttgggctgcgttgggtctttgttgcagcacgcaggatctctgttgaggcatgcgggatctttcgttgcggcatgcaggtttctctctagttgtggcgtgcaggtttttttctcttttctagttgtggcgcataggctccagggcacatgggctctgtagttgtggtgcgcaggttccagaatgcgtgggctctctagttgaggcgtgcgagctcagtagttgtggcatgcaggtttagttgccctgtggcatgtgggatcttagttccctgaccagggatcgaacccgcgtcccctgcattggaaggcagattctttaccactggaccaccaggaaagtccctctattgagttactttttttattttttttattttttatttatttatttttttatttgaagtgggcctctcactgttgtggcctctcccattgtggagcacaggctccggacgtgcaggctcagcggccatggctcatgggcccagccgctccgcggcatgtgggatcttcccggactggggcacgaacccgtgtccgctgcatcggcaggcagactctcaaccactgcgccaccagggaagccctattgagtTACTTTTTATGAATGGGAACTGGCCTGTCTTCTAGAGATGCCCGTCCCAACATGAATGTTGTTTTACGCATCTCCTTCTACCCCAGTAGACCCATCTTTCCTTTATCAAGAGGAGATGACCTTGCAATCTAAGCAGAGAGTGAGTGAGTGACAGCTTTAGTCTGTTCATCCCCCAGCTTTAATGCTCAGACCCTGGTCGGGGtagtggggtgggggagcaggtATTCTGAGCCTTGGGAAGCAGCAAAGGGAGCAGGCGTGATTCGGGGTCAGGGAGCTATAAGGGTGACACCTTTCATGACTCAGGTCTCTTCCTTTTGGTCAGTCATTCTGAAGTTAAGAGCCACGAATTCATTTGTCCCCTTTTCCTCTATATCCTCCCAACACTTTCTCCTCAACCCCAACTTCTTTCAGTCCTCCCAACTCAATCCAGCCCTTCTCTATCCCTCTGCATGTTCCCCCTTCCCACTCTGTTCTCTCCATTCTAGAAAAGCTGGCTCCCTTCATGGACCACAGCCCCCCAGAGCCTAAGTCTTCGAATCCAGCCCAGCGCTGCCAACAGGGCCGACACCAAGGTGGCTGGGGCCACCGGCTGGATGGCTTCCCCCCTGGGCGGCCTTCTCCGGACAATCTGGACCAGATCTGCCTTCCTAATCGTCAGCATGTGGTGTACGGCCCTTGGAACCTGCCACAGACTGGCTTTTCCCACCTTGTTCGTCAGGGTGAGACCCTCAATTTGCTGGAGACTGGATATTCCCGCTGCTGCCGCTGTCACAGCTACACAAACCGCTTGGACTGTGCGAAAGTCACGGTAAGGGTTGGGCTCTTGATCCTGGGGATGTCCTTTAACCCCCAGacagtatgtgtgtgtttcaagGACTAGAGGCCTAGGCCTGGGTATGCAGGAACCTCAGGTCCCTTTCATTGGCCCTACCTTGGGCCTCCTCATTGTGCCAGAAGAGCAGAGGACAGCCTCTGCCTCTTTATTAGCTGCATACCCAGGGTCCTTTTTGGAGTCTGGGAGGAAAACAGGTATGTGGAGAGTGGGCTACCAGGCTGATCTACTCCTCTTGCTCTAGTGGGAGGACGCAATGACCCGGTTCTGTGAGGCCGAGTTTTCTGTTAAGACCCGACCCCATTGGTGCTGCAAACGTCAGGGGGAGGCTCGATTCTCCTGCTTCCAAGACGAAGCTCCCCGGCCACACTACCAGCTCCAGGCCTGCCCCAGCCACCAGCCTGGTATTTCTTCGGGTCCTGAGCTGCCTTTTCCCCCTGGGCTACCCACACTGGACAATATCAAGAACATCTGCCACCTAAGACGCTTCTGCTGTGTGCCACGCAACCTCCCAGCTACTGACCCCATCCAAAGGCAGCTGCAGGCTCTGACCCAGCTGGAGGGGGAGTTCCAGCACTGCTGCCAGCAGGGGAACAACCACACCTGTACATGGAAGGCCGTAAGTGGGCATCCCAGCATCCTGAGAGCCTGTCTGCCTGCCCTCCTGTCTCTGACCTCTGATCCCACCAGCCTATTTGTCATCCATGTACCTACCCCCTGTGAACATGTCTGCCCATTCATCTGCTTGTGAATGTCCGTGCATCCACTGTGTTCTTTGTCTGAGTTTGTTCATCGTGCACTTTCATCCTGCACTCCTGGCCTCGTCCACCCAATACCCTACACATGTACCTGTCTGCCATCCATCTGTCCAGCTCTGGCCTCACCTGACCCTCTCTGTCTACCGTTCCAGCACATCTCCTGTGGCCAGCTCCGAACCTCATCTGTTCTTCTACCCTTCCACCTTCCCAATCCCATACATCCACAGCTGCCTCCTTGCCCTCTGGTTCTTTGCCCTTCCCTTTTGGCACCTGGGGCTGAAAGTCCCTCATCTCATAGCCTAGGGCAGTGAGGGAAGCAGTGGGTCAGGAGGGCCAAGTGTCCAGGCttctgattttcctttctctggccCACAGTGGAAGGATACCCTTGATGGCTACTGTGATCAGGAAAAGGCTACAAATACCCACCACTACTCGTGTTGCCACTACCCTCCTAGCCCTGCCCGAGATGAGTGCTTTGCCCGGCAGGCTCCCTATCCCAACTATGACCGGGACATCTTGACCCTGGACCTCAGCCGAATCACCCCCAACTTCATGAGTCATCTCTGTGGAAATCAAAGGGTTTTCACCAAGCAGTGAGTCTCGCCCAGTTCTTCCCCaactcttttcccttctccaaaaCCTCCCTTTTGGGGCACCCTCTGGGGCACTCTTGGGAAAAGCAAAATCATGGTCTGCAAGCACCATTTTGATGCCTGGAGACACCCAAAGACCCTGACCCCTACCTGTTTCCCACCAACATAGTAAGCAGATTCCTGGGCTGATCCAGAACGTGACTGCCCGCTGCTGTGACCTGCCGTTTCCAGAGCAGGCCTGCTGTGCTGAGGAGGAGGTGAGTGTGAGGGCAGGGGGTCATAGTCTCCAGAGGAAcgcagaggaggggagagagagggctgGAACTGCAGGATACCCCTTCTTTTAGTACCTCAAACCAGCCCACAGAAATAATGAGGACTACTGGGGAGATCTTTTTTCTTGGTTCCAGGAGTCTTCACTCCTGACCTGACCTGCTCCCCATCTCTAAGTGCCTATTatgccttctctgggcctctagCTTCTGGCATTTCTAGATGTTCACATCTGTCCATCACAAGGAGTCTAGCTGTGGAAGGCAGCCTTGTactctctctgagccccagaaGGGATCTAGGGAGAGAGCAGTAGAAACTGAGGGAAGGGGGACTTCAGACATCCAAGTAACCAGGCCTGACCTCTGACAACCTTCCTCCCCTATCATGTCTGCTTTACTCCTTCATCAGAAATCAGCCTTTATTGATGACCTGTGTGGTCCCCGACGTAACTTCTGGCGAGACTCTGCCTTCTGCTGTAAACTGAGTCCTGGGGATGAACAGATCAACTGCTTCAACACTAATTATCTGAGGAATGTGGCTTTAGTGGCTGGAGACATTAGGGGTGCCAAGGACCAGAGGGAGCAGGGCCCAACTTGGGGAACAAATATCAGCCCCACCTCTGAGCCCAAGGAAGAGTGAGTCACCGCAGACAGAGCCTTGGAGGATCAGATTGGGGGACCCCATCCCACCCTCCTGGAATACTCCTTACAGTAAACACCTCTTGGATTTGGCCTCATTGTGTCTGTTGTCTCACGCAAACACACCCTCCTAAGCCTGCCCGATTTTCTTCAGTGTCTGGCCCCTGAGgcccactgccccacccccactaACTGAGCTGAAGTCTTTCCAACAGGCTTTGTCGGGACCAAAACTAAATGGTTTAACTTCAGTATTTGTCATCTTGAATTTATTCACACATTTAAAAGGAATGTCACTTTGTTAGCTGGCTATCAGGATTCAGAAGTGAAAAAGATATGATTCATGTCTTTGGTGAGCCCCCGAAATGCACAGTCCTGCCTGACACTTTTTAATCTTCACTCTGATCCGTGGAGTccatgtgtttattcattcagtgtACATTGATTGAACCGTCGACGTGCACCGTGCTAGACTGCGGGATACACATTCGGAAACCATACAGTTCCTTCCTTCAGGTTGCTCACATTCCAGGAACCTAGCAGGTGTGATTAGTGTTGTGGTACAGGGCTGCCAGAGCGCCAGTATGCTCAGAGCACTTGATAACCGGGCCAGAGCTGGGAGTAGGGCTGGGGGCAGTAGGGGtgcaccagggaaggcctctgcaGGGGTGAGGTCGGAGCTTCTCCAGGAGAAGTAGAAGGTACAAGAGGCAGGTACGGACCAGGCGAAGGGGCAACTCATGCAGAAGCACAAAGGCTGAAAGGACCTGACGGTGGTTGTTCCTCCCAGATGAGTCTGGAAAGATGAGCAGGAGCTCATCACGAATGACTCATCTGCCCGGCTTAAAGGGCCTCTTGGCACCTCTGCCCGCTAGGCACCGGCCCGCTAGGGCACCGGTGGTTTCAAGCAGAATATGTGTTCACATTTGCCTTCTAGTCGGCAGCCAGCCAGGCAGGAACCTGGGAGGCCAGTTCGGACAGTGTCGTGCCAATGCCTGAGGGGAGGGCGCTGTAGCACCCAGACCGGAGCTAGACCACAGGGTGGCGGGACCCTGCGGTCCTTCGAGGTTGACCACAGGAAACCGGAGCCTCCAGGCTGGAGCTGAAAGAACTGGAATGAAGGCTTAGTCCCGTGGGACCCGTCCTCTGTGATTCTGCTGCCTGGACAACTTTACAGAAAGCAGGACGTCCCCGGCCCAGCTTATGGAGGAAGAGGGTGAAACAGGGACTGCCGTCCTTCCCCAGCCGGGGACTAGATAAGCCCCAGCAGCTCTAAAACTGACACCCGCCATTCCCTCCGCTCCTCCAccgccttttatttatttacttacactTTGCCCGCATAGCAGTTCTTAACCCATCAGCGTCTTAGCAGCTCCTTCGCCTGTCCGTCAGCACGAGGGCCAATGAGCGGGCGAGAGACACTCCGTGCCCCGTCCCTGCGACTGCAACCCGGCCAGCGCGGGCCTGCTCGACCCCGGCCGCGCGCTCGGGTAGCGCTCTCGTAGGGCGTCAGCTTCTATGCGCGGACGTCTgggcccattctttttttttttctcggtaggcgggcctctcactgttgtggcctctcccgttgcgttgcggagcacaggctccggacgcgcaggctcagcggccatggctcacgggcctagccgctccgcggcacgtgggatctttccggaccggggcacgaacctgtgtcccctgcatcggcaggcggactctcaaccactgtgccaccagggaagccctgggcccaTTCTGATCGCCTCTGGGCGTCAGAGACCGGGCTGGCAGAGGCAGGGTCGTCCGCCCTCGGTGTACTGGTCGAAACCAGCTCGCGGGGCGGAGCCCCGGCCGGTGGACGGACGGGCGGGCAGCTCCGCCGGCAGAGGCACCACTAACGGGCTCTGTCCCTCCAGGAGCTTCCCGGAGATGCATTCTTACTGCATTTGCAAAGCGCCCCGCCAAGTCTGGAGAGGGAGTCCGAGACGAGTTGGACCACAGTCCCAGCCCCGAGGAGTTGACAGTCTAccggggaggagaggaaggaaaccaGGAAAGCAATAGTAAGCAGCTATCATGAAAGAATATCAAGTGCTAAATAGATATAAGCATCAAGAACTGAGTTAAAAGCAGTAATTATCTGTAGGAATCGGGGTACTGTTAAATGGAGGAGGTGGCTTTCCACAGAGCCCCGAAGCATGGATAGGATTGCTGTTAGTTACCATATGGTGAACCTGTTAACACTTATGGCAGTTCGTTGTatagaaaaacttaaaatatattaaattcaatacagtgttgtatgtcaattatatctcaataaaactggaggaaaaaaataagtaaaataaaatgtactaagTTCAGATAAAGGAGTCAGAGACCCTAACTACTTGGAGGGGCCGGGGAAAGCTTTATGGAGGGATGCAAGCTTGAGTAGGATTTTGCTGGAAGGGAAAGGGAGGATGAACAAAGCACTGGGTGTATGCAAAGTTCAGCTAAAGTAAACAGAGTGTATGTTTGTGTTAAACAGAGTGCTAAGTATTCTGGctataaagaatattaaaaaatcgTCCTCAAGGATTTTTAGCTCTATGGAGACCTGAATATCTAATGATAGATATTCTCAGGATTCTTCGGGAGCCACCTAGCCTGGCTTTCAGGTAGGTCTTCTGGAGGAGGAAATAAAGCAGGAAGTGTGGTTGGTATATTTGAAGAGCCACTAAGTAGTAAAAATACTGTGGGGGAGTAGCTAGGCATGAGGTTGGAAATTTCAGGCTTTCTGGAAGATCTTGAAGCACTATAGAAGTCACGCCAACTTGGGGATAAGCACCTATAAAGGGTTGTAAAAGAAAAGTGATgtgaacaaatttatttttaaaaaagatacattagATGGACAGACAAGTGGATAGGAGTAGATGAGCTGGAGAGAGGGTAGAGACCCGAACCTGTTCAGAGGTTGAAATTGTAATTcttcaatatcaataaaactgagaAACTCTGATATCCAGAACTTTGTTAATGGTAGAGAGGATGAAAAGGGAAGGGACATCTTTTAAAGACATTTAGGAGATGGGATTGACAGAAGCTGTTCGCTACAGGAGATGTCTAGGAAGACTCCCAAGTTTGAGGTTTGGGTAAGGATATGCAGGGTGAGGAGCAAGTTTTACAGGACGATGATGAGTGTTCAGTTTTGGAGTCCTCAGTAGT comes from Delphinus delphis chromosome 1, mDelDel1.2, whole genome shotgun sequence and encodes:
- the ECM1 gene encoding extracellular matrix protein 1 isoform X1 encodes the protein MGTTSRAALVLACLAVASVASKGGSKASGQRELGPVHLTHPFQEVGYAAPPSPPLTRALPMDHPDTSQHSPHFEGQSEVQPSPSQKANPVQEELPPPQLPVEKKGDPPLPQEAVPLQEELSPPQVPIEQKEEKLAPFMDHSPPEPKSSNPAQRCQQGRHQGGWGHRLDGFPPGRPSPDNLDQICLPNRQHVVYGPWNLPQTGFSHLVRQGETLNLLETGYSRCCRCHSYTNRLDCAKVTWEDAMTRFCEAEFSVKTRPHWCCKRQGEARFSCFQDEAPRPHYQLQACPSHQPGISSGPELPFPPGLPTLDNIKNICHLRRFCCVPRNLPATDPIQRQLQALTQLEGEFQHCCQQGNNHTCTWKAWKDTLDGYCDQEKATNTHHYSCCHYPPSPARDECFARQAPYPNYDRDILTLDLSRITPNFMSHLCGNQRVFTKHKQIPGLIQNVTARCCDLPFPEQACCAEEEKSAFIDDLCGPRRNFWRDSAFCCKLSPGDEQINCFNTNYLRNVALVAGDIRGAKDQREQGPTWGTNISPTSEPKEE
- the ECM1 gene encoding extracellular matrix protein 1 isoform X3; amino-acid sequence: MGTTSRAALVLACLAVASVASKGGSKASGQRELGPVHLTHPFQEVGYAAPPSPPLTRALPMDHPDTSQHSPHFEGQSEVQPSPSQKANPVQEELPPPQLPVEKKEKLAPFMDHSPPEPKSSNPAQRCQQGRHQGGWGHRLDGFPPGRPSPDNLDQICLPNRQHVVYGPWNLPQTGFSHLVRQGETLNLLETGYSRCCRCHSYTNRLDCAKVTWEDAMTRFCEAEFSVKTRPHWCCKRQGEARFSCFQDEAPRPHYQLQACPSHQPGISSGPELPFPPGLPTLDNIKNICHLRRFCCVPRNLPATDPIQRQLQALTQLEGEFQHCCQQGNNHTCTWKAWKDTLDGYCDQEKATNTHHYSCCHYPPSPARDECFARQAPYPNYDRDILTLDLSRITPNFMSHLCGNQRVFTKHKQIPGLIQNVTARCCDLPFPEQACCAEEEKSAFIDDLCGPRRNFWRDSAFCCKLSPGDEQINCFNTNYLRNVALVAGDIRGAKDQREQGPTWGTNISPTSEPKEE
- the ECM1 gene encoding extracellular matrix protein 1 isoform X2, which produces MGTTSRAALVLACLAVASVASKGGSKASGQRELGPVHLTHPFQEVGYAAPPSPPLTRALPMDHPDTSQHSPHFEGQSEGDPPLPQEAVPLQEELSPPQVPIEQKEEKLAPFMDHSPPEPKSSNPAQRCQQGRHQGGWGHRLDGFPPGRPSPDNLDQICLPNRQHVVYGPWNLPQTGFSHLVRQGETLNLLETGYSRCCRCHSYTNRLDCAKVTWEDAMTRFCEAEFSVKTRPHWCCKRQGEARFSCFQDEAPRPHYQLQACPSHQPGISSGPELPFPPGLPTLDNIKNICHLRRFCCVPRNLPATDPIQRQLQALTQLEGEFQHCCQQGNNHTCTWKAWKDTLDGYCDQEKATNTHHYSCCHYPPSPARDECFARQAPYPNYDRDILTLDLSRITPNFMSHLCGNQRVFTKHKQIPGLIQNVTARCCDLPFPEQACCAEEEKSAFIDDLCGPRRNFWRDSAFCCKLSPGDEQINCFNTNYLRNVALVAGDIRGAKDQREQGPTWGTNISPTSEPKEE
- the ECM1 gene encoding extracellular matrix protein 1 isoform X4, whose translation is MGTTSRAALVLACLAVASVASKGGSKASGQRELGPVHLTHPFQEVGYAAPPSPPLTRALPMDHPDTSQHSPHFEGQSEEKLAPFMDHSPPEPKSSNPAQRCQQGRHQGGWGHRLDGFPPGRPSPDNLDQICLPNRQHVVYGPWNLPQTGFSHLVRQGETLNLLETGYSRCCRCHSYTNRLDCAKVTWEDAMTRFCEAEFSVKTRPHWCCKRQGEARFSCFQDEAPRPHYQLQACPSHQPGISSGPELPFPPGLPTLDNIKNICHLRRFCCVPRNLPATDPIQRQLQALTQLEGEFQHCCQQGNNHTCTWKAWKDTLDGYCDQEKATNTHHYSCCHYPPSPARDECFARQAPYPNYDRDILTLDLSRITPNFMSHLCGNQRVFTKHKQIPGLIQNVTARCCDLPFPEQACCAEEEKSAFIDDLCGPRRNFWRDSAFCCKLSPGDEQINCFNTNYLRNVALVAGDIRGAKDQREQGPTWGTNISPTSEPKEE